The sequence TAGGCACCAAACTGAACGTTGAGCTTGGTGGCTTCGCCTTTTGAATAGATGAGATCTTTGAATGCAGTAAGGATCTCGCCCGCTAGGACTGAACCGCTGACTGCACGAATGGGCTCTGATTCGTTATATGCCAGATTGAATTCATGAATATTGGCGAGTTCAAGCAAGCGAGAGTAGGTGGAATCGGTCAGAAGTTCGGAAGAAGGGAAATTATCGCTGGAGTTGTGGATAGATGCAACATTAAGGAGGTCGAAGATGATATATGCGTTCTTGTAAGTGATCTGGTCTTGAGAGAAGGTGTTTTTGACCATTGGCGCGAGAGACTTGTAGAAATCGGTGGTTGAGCCCAACAGCTCCCTATAGGGCTCAGAAATGAAGTAGTTATTACTGCTAACTTTGGCATTGTGGCACTTGCTGGCGCCCTGAAGCCAGGCGAGCTTCTCGCTGTTTCCGCCAGCAAAGGTTTGCTCAATGGCCATTAGCTGGTAGCCGTTCATAGGGGCTTCGATATCTGTACCATTGCGAAGAGTTGACTTTGCAACATTTCCAACCGGTGGATAGAGACCTTGGAAGAAGGCAGTCGCAGAATTCTGGAGGACTTCATCCGCGGGAGCAAACGCAGCCAATTGGCCCGGGGTGATAATATCCGGGTTGATACCTTTGATTCGGGATCCCGATGAGTTCGAAAGGTATCTCTCGCGGTAGTACTGGCCGGTCACGTAGACCTGACTGTAGCCGAGGTCTGTCAGGACCGTTGGCGGAGTCGACTTTGACGTCCGATCTCCATGGCGAGAAAAGATATATGCGCCTAGAACGGTCTCTGCCGAAGCTCCCGTGGCAAGGAGAGAAGCCGAGATGGCAGCTAGGGTCAAGAGAACGCCTGACGACTGCGATCGAGAAGGCATGGCTGGCTGATTCGGAGGAATggcttgaagaagaaaaataaggATATGATGATAGCCATCAGGGTTCGAGCAGGTCTCAGTATTTATTTTCGAGTGCGGGGTAGCGAAACCTGAGTGCAGCCCATGCTGTCACCGGAGCCCACAGTCGGCGCATTGAGTTCA is a genomic window of Coccidioides posadasii str. Silveira chromosome 3, complete sequence containing:
- a CDS encoding uncharacterized protein (EggNog:ENOG410PKYM~COG:S~TransMembrane:1 (o316-338i)); this encodes MKSSRILRLPSSKVSIHRLEMLQSQLFAMQTFAGGNSEKLAWLQGASKCHNAKVSSNNYFISEPYRELLGSTTDFYKSLAPMVKNTFSQDQITYKNAYIIFDLLNVASIHNSSDNFPSSELLTDSTYSRLLELANIHEFNLAYNESEPIRAVSGSVLAGEILTAFKDLIYSKGEATKLNVQFGAYATFLSFFGLTELSKAYNDFNGIPDYASAMAFELVTDSSSSSFPDPSDISVRFLFNNGSIPYGSKPSEFALFNQPKTVLPWSEFSALMEKISLSSKKEWCKACGSTSGECAPNRLGAEPVITQDRDLSTTQAGVVGAMITMGAILAAQALFMLIGGFRFVRKSKVVQVNEVAEKNVV